Proteins from a single region of Streptococcus mitis:
- the pcrA gene encoding DNA helicase PcrA: MNALLNGMNDRQAEAVQTTEGPLLIMAGAGSGKTRVLTHRIAYLIDEKLVNPWNILAITFTNKAAREMKERAYGLNPATQDCLIATFHSMCVRILRRDADHIGYNRNFTIVDPGEQRTLMKRILKQLNLDPKKWNERSILGTISNAKNDLIDDVAYAAQAGDMYTQIVAQCYTAYQKELRQSESVDFDDLIMLTLRLFDQNPDVLTYYQQKFQYIHVDEYQDTNHAQYQLVKLLASRFKNICVVGDADQSIYGWRGADMQNILDFEKDYPQAKVVLLEENYRSTKTILQAANEVIKNNKNRRPKNLWTQNADGEQIVYYRANDELDEAVFVARTIDELSRSQNFLHKDFAVLYRTNAQSRTIEEALLKSNIPYTMVGGTKFYSRKEIRDIIAYLNLIANLSDNISFERIINEPKRGIGPGTVEKIRDFANMQNMSMLDASANIMLSGIKGKAAQSIWDFANMVLDLREQLDQLSITELVEAVLEKTGYVDILNAQATLESKARVENIEEFLSVTKNFDDTSDGAEEETGLDKLSRFLNDLALIADTDSGSQETSEVTLMTLHAAKGLEFPVVFLIGMEENVFPLSRAAEDQDELEEERRLAYVGITRAEKILYLTNANSRLLFGRTNYNRPTRFINEISSDLLEYQGLARPANTSFKASYSSGGVAFGQGMSLAQAIQDRKRGAAPKTIQSSSLPFGQFSAGAKSASSETNWSIGDIALHKKWGEGTVLEVSGSGATQELKINFPEVGLKKLLASVAPIEKKI; encoded by the coding sequence ATGAACGCATTATTAAATGGAATGAATGACCGTCAGGCTGAGGCGGTGCAAACGACAGAAGGTCCCTTGTTGATCATGGCGGGGGCTGGTTCTGGAAAGACCCGAGTTTTGACCCATCGCATCGCTTATCTGATTGATGAAAAGCTGGTCAATCCGTGGAACATCTTGGCCATTACCTTTACTAACAAGGCTGCGCGTGAGATGAAAGAGCGTGCTTACGGACTTAATCCAGCAACCCAGGACTGTTTGATAGCGACCTTTCACTCCATGTGTGTGCGTATCCTCCGTCGCGATGCGGATCATATTGGCTACAATCGTAATTTTACCATTGTAGATCCTGGTGAACAGCGAACACTTATGAAACGCATTCTCAAGCAGTTGAACCTTGATCCGAAAAAATGGAATGAACGAAGCATCTTAGGAACCATTTCCAATGCTAAGAATGATTTGATTGATGATGTGGCTTATGCTGCCCAAGCTGGCGATATGTACACGCAAATCGTAGCCCAGTGTTATACAGCCTATCAAAAAGAGCTTCGTCAGTCAGAGTCGGTTGACTTTGATGATTTGATTATGCTGACCTTACGTCTCTTTGATCAAAATCCTGATGTTTTGACCTACTATCAGCAGAAATTTCAGTACATCCACGTTGATGAGTACCAAGATACCAACCACGCTCAGTACCAACTGGTTAAACTCTTGGCTTCTCGCTTTAAAAATATATGTGTGGTTGGGGATGCGGATCAGTCTATCTACGGTTGGCGTGGTGCTGATATGCAGAACATCTTGGACTTTGAAAAGGATTATCCTCAAGCCAAGGTTGTCTTGTTGGAGGAAAATTACCGCTCAACTAAAACCATTCTCCAAGCGGCTAATGAGGTCATTAAAAACAATAAAAACCGCCGTCCTAAGAATCTCTGGACTCAAAACGCTGATGGGGAGCAAATCGTATACTATCGTGCCAATGATGAGCTGGACGAGGCTGTATTTGTAGCTAGAACCATCGATGAACTTAGTCGCAGTCAAAACTTCCTTCACAAGGATTTTGCAGTTCTCTATCGGACTAATGCGCAGTCTCGTACTATTGAGGAAGCCCTGCTCAAGTCTAATATTCCTTATACCATGGTTGGTGGGACTAAATTCTACAGTCGTAAGGAAATTCGTGATATTATTGCCTACCTCAACCTTATTGCCAATTTGAGTGACAATATCAGTTTTGAACGTATTATCAACGAGCCTAAACGTGGAATCGGGCCAGGCACTGTTGAGAAAATCCGTGATTTTGCGAATATGCAAAATATGTCTATGCTAGATGCTTCAGCAAATATCATGTTATCTGGCATCAAAGGAAAAGCAGCTCAATCTATCTGGGATTTTGCCAATATGGTTCTGGATTTGCGGGAGCAACTGGACCAATTAAGTATCACTGAGTTGGTTGAGGCTGTCCTAGAAAAAACAGGTTACGTCGATATTCTCAATGCCCAAGCGACTCTAGAAAGCAAGGCTCGGGTTGAAAATATCGAAGAGTTCCTCTCTGTGACGAAAAACTTTGATGACACTTCTGATGGTGCAGAAGAGGAAACTGGTTTGGATAAACTGAGTCGTTTCTTAAATGACTTGGCCTTGATTGCGGACACAGATTCAGGTAGTCAGGAGACATCAGAAGTGACCTTGATGACTCTGCATGCCGCCAAAGGTCTCGAGTTTCCAGTTGTCTTTTTGATTGGGATGGAAGAAAATGTCTTTCCGCTTAGCCGTGCGGCTGAAGATCAAGATGAATTAGAGGAAGAACGCCGTCTGGCCTATGTAGGAATTACGCGTGCAGAGAAAATTCTCTATCTGACCAATGCCAACTCACGCTTGCTTTTCGGTCGTACTAACTACAACCGTCCAACTCGTTTTATTAACGAAATCAGTTCAGACTTGCTTGAGTATCAAGGCTTAGCCCGTCCAGCCAATACAAGCTTTAAGGCATCTTATAGCAGTGGTGGGGTTGCCTTCGGTCAAGGTATGAGTCTTGCCCAGGCAATCCAAGATCGTAAACGCGGCGCGGCACCAAAAACTATCCAGTCAAGCAGTCTTCCATTTGGTCAATTTTCAGCTGGTGCAAAATCTGCGTCTAGTGAGACAAATTGGTCCATTGGTGACATTGCTCTCCATAAGAAATGGGGCGAAGGTACTGTTCTGGAAGTTTCAGGTAGCGGTGCTACGCAGGAATTGAAAATCAATTTCCCAGAAGTTGGTTTGAAAAAACTTTTAGCTAGTGTAGCCCCCATTGAGAAAAAAATCTAA